Part of the Labilibaculum antarcticum genome, AGTAAATTTGTTAGGACAATTTTAAAAACTCATAATTAACCTCAATGAATAGATTAATTCTTCTGATCTGCTTAAGCTTTGTAATATTCGCAGCAAAGGCAGAGGAACCGATTGTAAATCCGGTAATGAAAGGTGGCGTAATAAAAGGTATTGTAATGGACAATGCTATGGATATTCCCGTTGAATATGCAACTGTTTCGGTATACACTATGGCCGACTCAAGTCTTATTGACGGAACCATTACCAATGAAAAAGGTGTTTTTGAGCTCACAAAGCTAAAGCCAGGAAAATACTTTGTAGAGATCTCATTTATTGGTTACAACAAAGCAATCGTTCGAAATATCCCGATTAATCAAGATCGAAAATTGGCAGATTTAAAGATCGTGAGTCTTCGACAATCAAGCGAAGCATTAAATGAAGTCGTTGTAACTTCGGAACGTGTGCCTGTACAATATCAAATTGATAAAAAAGTAATCCCTGTTAGCAGGCAAATTACTGCAGCCAGTGGAACTGCCGTTGATGTTTTGGAAAATGTGCCATCTGTAAGTGTGGATATTGAAGGGAATGTGAGTCTTCGCGGAAATTCAAATTTTACAGTTTTGGTGGATGGAAAACCTTCTATTTTAGATGCGGCTGACATTTTGCAGCAAATGCCTGCCAGTGTGATTGAGAACATTGAAATAATCACAAACCCTTCGGCAAAATACGATCCGGAAGGAACGGCTGGAATTATCAATATTATCACCAAAAAGAATACAGAGAACGGATTGAATGGCGTTGCTAATTTATCGGTAGGAAGTCAGGACAATCGTAGCGGTGACATTTTAATTAATTACCGAAAAAAGAAGTGGAATTGGAATTTTGGTTTGGATTACAGCAACCGTCAGTATGAAGGAACAAGTAAAACAGAAAATAGAACCATGTTCAATGATGTTACCAGTTCTGTTTTATCTGATGGAGAATCTAAAATGAAACGTTCCGGTTATGGAATTCGAACAGGTTTCGACTTTGATGTGAATGATAAAAATTCAATTTCGTTTGGCTTTCGATACGGGACTAGAGACATGGAACGAGGTTCGGTTTTGGATTATCAGGAATCGAATAGTTCTAGTCCGGTAATAACCTCCTATGATAGTAGGGATCTTTGGAAGAAGGAAATGACCTTTGTGAATTCTAATTTCACCTACGTACGAAAATTTACTGGCAAAGGTCATCAGTGGGCTTCACAGGTAAGTTACTCACATCGTGGCAGTGGTGACGAAAGCTCTACAAACGAATTATTTGATAGTAATGGTCAAGTATCAGGTCAAATTGCGACAGAAGATGGTCCTGGAACCCGATGGGAGATCCGTTCCGATTATACATTGCCATTAGGAGAAGATGCCAAATTTGAGTTTGGTTATCAGGGACAAATTAGATCCAGCGAAGCGGATACAGAACAAGAAGATTATGTTGTGGGAAGCGGATACAAGCCTCAGCCGTTATATAGTCACGATGTAACTTACGATCGACAGGTGCATGGCTTGTATACAACTTATGCTTCTAAAATTGGAAAGTTTGGCTACCAGCTTGGTTTTAGATCTGAATATACCAGTCGGGAGATCGATTTTAAGGATGAGTTAGAAACTTTTACTATCAAGCGTTGGGATTTCTTTCCAACCATTCATACACAGATGGATTTGGGCTCTGACAATCAGGTAATGGGTAGCTATACCAGACGAATTCAGCGTCCCCGTGGCTATTATTTAGAACCATTTGTGACATGGACCGATGCATACAATGTTCGTCAGGGGAATCCCGATTTAGATCCGGAATATATTGATTCTTACGAGTTGGGTTATATGAAACGATTTGGTGATCAGGCTATTTCTTTCGAGACTTACTATAAAGTTACTCACAATAAAATTGAGCGGGTTAGATATCCTTGGGAAGAGCAAGGCAATGTAATGAAGAGTACCAATGTAAATGTTGGGAACGATTATTCTTTGGGTATCGAAGCAACATTCAATTTATCTTTTTCTACATGGTTAAAGAACGACTTAATTGGTAATTTTTATCATTACAAGGAAGAAGGTGATTTTACCATAACAAATTCGGCCAATGAGGATACTTATCAGGATTTCTCAACTGAAAGTTACAATTGGAGCTTACGGAATAATTCGACCTTTATATTGGATCCAGCAACGCGACTTCAGTTTACGGCTAATTATAATTCCGATACAAATTGGGCACAGGGAAAGCGCAAGGGGTTTTTTACAACTTCGGCAGCTGTAAAACGCGATTTCATGAAACGTAAACTATCTGCAACTTTCCAAGTTCGTGATATTTTTGGTACCGCAAAACATGAAACTTTATATGAAGGGGATACCTTTTACAACTTTAGCCAGTTTGATCACAATTCGCCAACATTTAATTTGAAGTTAAGCTTTAAAATTAACAACTATAAAACGAAGCGCGAAAGAGGATCAGAAGGCGGAGTAGATGTAGAAGAATTTGAAATGTAAAACAATTACAAACCTATTTTTTAAAGGGATGTTCATTTTGGACATCCTTTTTTTAGGTCTTTTATACCAACTTGACTATAGTTTGAGCTATAAAGCTAAATAGTATAATGCCGATGAATGTTGAGTTGAGCTGTAGATGAGCTTGCGAATTTATGGCTCATATGAAACACCAATCGGTATTAGTTAATAAATGCGGTGATAATAATGATAGAACCGGTGATGATATTAATTCCAATCACTATTTTCCTGAATTTTTCAGGTTCTATTCTCCCGGAAAATTTTGATCCGAAATGGGAACCAAAAAATAGAATTGGAAGACAGAAAAGAGCAAGATTAACAGATTCCATTTCTATCATGCCTTTCATTAAAAAGGCGACAGTGGTAAAAAAGGAGGAAAAAGTACTGAACCAGGCAAATACGCCTCGAAACCTTTCTTTTGAATAGCCTTTACGATTCATCGCAATTACCAGAGGAGGACCCCCAACAGATATGGCGCTGCCGAGAATTCCACTAATAAATCCGGCAAATACAATCGGGAAATTTAAAAAGCGTTTGGCCAATTTTACTTTGCCTAACATTTGAATCGAAAAAAGGATAATGAGAATACCCGTAATTAGTCGCAAGGTATCGCTGCTAACATATTCGAGCGCATAAATACCCAATGGAATTCCTCCCAAACTGGCAATAAACATGGGAATGAAATAGTAGGCTTTTATTTTCTCCCGAAGTTTAAATAAGATCACCAAACTGGTAATTAAATTGAATAAACTCATAGCAGGAACCAATACCTGCATTGGAAAAATAAAAGAAAGAAAAGGGATTGCAAGTAATGCAAATCCAAAACCTGTCATCCCTTTTATAAATGCTGCCGAAAGAATAACTATGCTGCAAAGAACGATTTGAATTATGGTAATGTCATGCATTGTAAGCCCAATTAATAATTTGTACTTGAATGATACAAAGTTAGTGGATTCACCTATATATTCTGCGTTAAATATGCTTAAAATCCCTTTCTGATAAATGTTATAAAGCTTCCTTAAGGAAAGGGAATAAAGTATGAATTTGTATGGCTACGTTAGTCATGAACAGCTTTACTGAAATGGCTAGAAGTATAATTCCAAACACTTTACGTAGGATATGAATTCCTCCTTCGCCAATAACGCGCTCAACGAGATCAGTTGATCGAAGTACGATGTAAACAAATATCATATTTAATATAATGGCAGCAATAAGGTTTTCCATTGCATATTCGGCACGCAATGCAAGAACTGTTGTAAATGATCCTGCTCCGGCAACTAATGGGAACGCAATAGGAACAATTGAAACTCCACTAGGGCCGTCATATTTAATAATTTCGATTCCTAAAGCCATTTCCACACCCATTATAAACAGAATAAACGAACCGGCAATTGCAAAACTTGAGATGTCAACTCCGAATAGTCCTAGAAGTTTTTGACCTAAAAAAGTAAAGGCAATTAGAACACCAAGTGCAACAAGAGTTGCTTTTAGAGCTTCAATTTTACCTCCTTTTTTTTGTAAATCCACAATGATTGGAATAGATCCAATAATATCGATTACTGCAAATAATACCATTGAGGAAGTGATAATCTCAAGAAAATTGAAATTCATAACAATATAATTTTGGACTTGTAAATAGACTTGTAATCAGCTTCGATAAACTTACCCATTTTTTAATTGAATGAGTAAGTTCAATCTTTCGATCTTCTTAATTCAGCAAGTTACTATTGTGAAAAATAAATACGAAACAGACATACATGTTTAAAATAAAACAATAATGCAACAATTGTGTTTAAATTTTAAACTTTGGCGAAGATATATCTTTTTTTGAAATAGCCAATAATCTTAGCTGAAATATTTAAAGGATGGGAAAGTATTCGTTGTTTATGCAAAAAAGACTTACCTCAAGTAAGTCTTTTTTATACAATTGTATGTTTCTTTATTTCTTTTTAATCTCCTCTGTTGGGGTGAAATTTAGGGAGATGCTATTGACACAATGGCGAGTGTTTTTTTGAGTAAATCCCTCTCCTGTAAATGCATGGCCAAGGTGTCCATTGCAATTGGCGCAAACAATTTCTGTTCGTCTGCCATCTGCATCAGTAATGTGTTTCACAGCGCCGTCAATCTCATCATCGAAACTAGGCCAGCCACAATTCGATTCAAACTTACTGTCCGATCGATAAAGCTCGGCATTGCATTGCTTGCAGGTATAAACACCTTTGGTTTTGTTGTTTAAATGTTCGCCAGTACCAGGGTATTCAGTTCCTTTTTCAATAATTACTCTCTTTTCGTCTGGCGTAAGTACGTTGTATTTATCTTTTGTCATTGCTTTTTGTGCTAATAGGTTGTTACTTACAAAAAGGATAAGTCCAATTAAAATGATATATCTCTTCATAATGCGTCCTCCTTATTTTGAATGATTCTAAAGATAAGTGAAAAACTGATTAGTTCAAAATTTACTGTAATAAGTAGATGAATTCGCATTTTTAATTGCCTCAACAATTAGTTCAGGAGCTGACCATGGAACAAAATGATTCAAATCATCGAGAAGTATATGATTTACGTTCTTGTGAAACTGCAGATAGTATGCTTGAGTTTGATAAGGAACCAATATATCCTCTTTGCCTTGTATATAACTTGTGGGGATATGAATTTCGTGTAATCTTGTTTCATTATTTCCCAAATCCTCTTCTAAAGCCATCATTTCTTTATTGCTGTTTAGCAATTCATTGGGTAATACACCATTTGCTAATCCTCCTGATACCATGAGATTATACCATTTTGCTTTTTGAAATTCGGGAGATAAACAGGGAGCTACATATATTGCATGTGATATTTTGGCAGGATAATCGAGAATTGTTTGTTCCAAAACGGCTCCACCATAAGAATGGCCCAGTACTATAAATTTCTCACCTGGTTCTCCATAATGGTTTAGAACTGTAGCTGCTACTTTAGCCTGATCATGAAGACGTTTTTTTACAGGAACGGTAGTTTGCCCATAACCAGGTCGATCATAGGAAATAATGCAATAGTCTTCTTGCAGTGTTTTATCTGCAAAAATATTCTTAAAATCGAACCAATAACCAGGAGATCCGTGAATTAATAAAACTTTGGGCTTTGATAAATCGCCAACGTAACTAGTATGAATCTGATCATCCTCGTAAGTAATCATTTCGCTGATCGGAAAAATATTTTGAGCATGAAATTCACTCATTATTTTTTGATGGTCGAATTCTGCTCTAAATAATTGAAATAATACACTTACAATTCCGATAACCAGTAAAATGGCAAATCCTGAAATAAACAACACCCTTCTAATCCTTCTCCTCATCTTCCTGTCCTTTAAAAATTTGACTAAGGTGTAATAAAACACTTTTTAGTCTGAAATGCAAGAGCTGAAATGTTATAAAACCTTAATTTATAAGGTGATGGTTTATTAACAGGATGGAATGTGATTTTGAACAATAGGCGAGCGAAACTGGGAGATACAACAATATTCCTTTCATGAGATGAAAGGAAAGAAATAGAAAAAAGCTGGAATTGTTAAGCTAAGTGTTTTCTAATTAGTTGGATAAGAACATCTTTTTTAACGGGTTTAGCGATGTAATCATCACAGCCATTTTCCAATGATTTATTTTTATCGCCAAGCAGGGCGAATGCCGTTTGAGCTATAATTGGCAAGTTGGGTCTGATCTTTTTAATTTCTTTTGTCGCCTGATATCCATCCATTAGAGGCATTTTGATATCCATAAGTACCAAGTCAATCTTATCGTTTTTCTGGCAAATATCGATGGCTTCAAGGCCATTGTTAGCAACTAAAACATTACAGTGAATCTGATTTAGTAACTCTTCAAAATAGATTCTGTTGAATTCTTCATCTTCAACTACCAGTATAAGTTTGTTTTGTATGTTATTCATATCAATAATCATTTGTTCCATCAAATGTAAAGTATCTTTTTGAACAATCGAAATCAATTTTAATTTTAGGAACAAAAAAAAGGAGCTTTATTTACCTTTGTTGTTTATTGTTCGTTGAAGTACAGCGCTTTAAATGGGGTTCTATTTGTGCGGTAAATAATTTACTTTTAATCATTACTTTTTGTTGCGAAAATTTGGAGAGTAATATTTTTCTCTATTCTTAAATGTTTCAGTATTGTTTTTCTGACAATAACACTTCAAATTTATTAAAGAATTCACTAACATGATACCCATCCATTAATGCATGATGGGCATCAACACTAACTGGCATAAAATACTTCTCTTCAGTTTTAAATACTTTCCCAAATACTAATTTAGGTATTGAGTCGGAATCTTTAAATATTCGAGGGTGCTTAATAGAGGTAAAACTGCGCCACGGAATAACCGAGACATGGATAAGATCCTGCATTGGTTTGGAAACTAATAATTCATTTTTTTGTGCTAATTCGATGGCGTTCGTAGTCTGAATATAAAAATCGTTAAAGTTCTTGATGTATTTAAAATAACAGAAATTAAATGTTTTATCGTGTTTGAAAACCGTTGTTGTTCCATTGATAATTGGATATTGAACAACTTTTTCGCCTAGTATTCTCAATCTAAATTCGGGTATTTCATTAATAACCTGTAATGCTTTGTGCATGTAATGAATGAAAAACGATTCATTAGATTCTTTAGCTTTCATATACATCTGCGAGCATTCAATATTGGATGTTGTGCCCATAAATGGATCATCAAAATCTTTGAAAAAATTATACTGAGCTTTGCGCTCCCAATTGTCAATATTAATTTCTATCATTTTAAAAAACTTTTAAATTGCATGATATGATATCTTGATAATCAATAATTTGAAGTTCATTATTTTCAACTTTTTATCATTTCGTCGGATACGGCCTCTGTAAGCAAACGCTCACCGCTTTGCGTGTTGGAGCCTAAATGGTTATCAAGAATCTCTTTGTTGAGTTCAATGCTTTTCTCTGAAAGGTCACTTGTCGTATATGCCAAACATAAAGTTCTGATCATTGTTTATTTGTGTGAAATACCTTTGTTCTATCTTCCCCAAAAATAAAAAGATGCTTGGGGATTTTTCTTGCTGGATAACAAATACCACAGTTTCTTAATTAACAAACTCTATTTCTTTTTTAGGACTATTTTCGGGTTTTCTGATGTGTCTTTTCCTAAATACATTTTTGAATGATTTAAAACAAAAATAAAATATACACAGAATCGAGGACAATTATCCTGAATGGGAAATCTTATTTGACTAGTTTACTTATAGATCGTTAGTGGTTTTATTTCCAATTTAAAAAAGATAAAGCTTGTTTTTCGGGATGTGTATCTATCTAAAGAATATTTTTTTATAAATCAAGATTAGGAATATGAAAAGTTTTGCATATCTTCGGAATATAGAACATAAATAATTAAAACAACACTCATTATGACAGACGGAACTGAATTAACTTGCGTATTTGTAGGATCATTAGTCGACGTTAAATATTATAAGGAAAGACTAGATGAATTAGCAATCTCTTCATTGTTGAAAGATGATTTCAGTTCGGGAACTATTGTTGGAATAGGCGGTGTTCCTAATTCGGTGGAATTATTAGTTGCAGAAGAAGATGCAGAAAAGGCACGTGCTTGCATTGATGAATTACAAAAAGGATAAATATTAGAAGTAAAACATGAAAAAAGTAGCATTAATAGCTGTTGCTGTTCTAATCTCAGGGTGGTTAACTGCTCAGGAAAAGGTGGATATGGTAACTGATCGTCCAGATCAAACAGAATCTGCAAGTCTGATTTCAGTAAAGGGCCTGCAAATAGAATCAGGATTTTCATTTGAAAAATATAATTCTGAAATCAACAATACAACTTACAATTCAACATTGGTTCGATATGGTCTATTTGAGAAAATGGAACTTCGTTTGGGATTGGCCTATTTAGGTAGGGATGTTTCTTTGTTAGGTGCTAGCTTTAATGAAAGTGGATTTGCTCCAATAGTTGTTGGTGCAAAATTTCATTTGATGGAAGAAGGCGATGGTATACCAAAATTAGCATTCATGTCAACCTTCACGATTCCAAAATCTGGAAATAAAGCTTTTGAAAATAAATATATGGGTGCTGATTTTCGTGTTGCTGGAGAATATTCATTAAATGATGCAATGTCTTTTGGAGCAAATCTTGGAGTGGCCTGGAGTGGTGCAGAGTATGGGAATTATGCAACTGGAATTTACACTGCCGTTATTGGAATGAGTTTATCGGAAAAGCTAGGTGCTTTTGCCGAGTTATACGGTTTTCTTCCTAAAGAAGGGAAAAATGATCATCGTTGGGATGCTGGATTAACCTATGCTGTAAATGAGGACTTACAGCTCGATTTTTCAACTGGAGTAGGATTAAGTAAGGTTTCTCCTGATTTTTTTGTTAGCTTAGGCTTATCAATTAGAATGCCTTAAAGAAGGTATTGCATACATCAATTCAGAAAAAAAGCCTGCTCAGATTCACTGAGAAGGCTTTTTTTTTTCGTTTATTTCATAGCTCGCAAAATTAAAAATTACGAATCATTAAATGCCTTTAAACCATGTATTTGTCCTTGCGAAAAGGGAAATAAGTCATCTTGTTCGTGCATGGTGAAAATACTGTCAATTTAAAATTTAATTTTTCCATATACGGGGATATGCTTTTTTGTATCATGTGTAAAGAACGGAGTTTTCCGGTGGGTTGAATTTGGACATTCATTTCCTTTTTTAGCAGAAACAATAAGACTTTAGAAAGCTTCATTAGAATAAATCTGCTCCTATTTAATTTTATAGAATCGCTTTTACATTAATTTTGCCTTTGCAGATTTGATTTCAGTTCTGCTTTGATTTTTTTTCTTGTATTTCGAATTATAGATGTTGTGTACAGAGTTAAGGCAATCCATATCAAACCAAAGGCAATAAATTGTTCATGTCTAAATGGTTCATTATAAATCAGTACACCAATTAACAGCATTAGGGTAGGCGCAATGTATTGCATAAATCCTAAAGCTGATAGCGGAATACGTAGTGCTCCTTTTGCAAACCAATATAAAGGCAGACTGGTTACAATTCCCGTTAGCATCAAATAGATTGAGGTTGATATGCTACCGGTAAATAAAGCTCCGCTACCAATCCACATTTTATAAAGGATATATCCCAATGCAAATGGTGCCAAAATCAGTGTTTCAACTGCTAGCGAGGGTATCGCTTCAATTCCCGCAGTCTTTTTTGTTAAGCCATATAAACCAAAAGAGCAGGCTAAAATAATTGAAATCCAAGGGAATTTCCCGTAATCAATTGTCAGGTAAATAACGGCTGCCGATGCTATAAATACCGCAATGTATTTTAGCTTATCCAACTTTTCGTTAAGAACAATCATCCCAAGTATTACGTTTACAATAGGATTGATGTAATAGCCTAAACTCGCCTCAACGATTTGCTTGGTATTTACGGCATAAATGAATAATCCCCAATTCAAACCAATTAGCAGTGATGATATAATTAGACTTTTACGAGTTTTCTTTTGTCGTAGCAAACTCCATACATTTTTTTGTCGGGTCAGTATCAAAAGAATTATCAGAAAAACAAATGACCAAAAAATACGATGAGCCAATATTTCCAATGCAGAAACATCTGACAGAAGTTTCCAGAATATAGGCAGTATTCCCCAAGTTAAAAAGGCTTGAAGGGCATATACATATCCCATTGTGGCATTTTTTGTATTCTCCATATAAATCTTGAAAGACAGTGGTTTTTAGAATGGCAAATGTAATTAAAATCCCATGGTTTTTTCTGTCAAATGAAGACGTGACAGAAGATGTAAGTTATCTTGGATCCAATCAATTAAATGGAGTAATAGGAAAATATAAAAACAATACCACGGAATAATTGTAACCAGAAGCTTATCCATTTTTGCGGATGCTTCTCAAGCGTTCCATATCCAGAATTTCTATGTTTTTTCCATTTAATGATATGACACCATCGCTATTTAAATTGGCCAGTATTCGGGAAACACTTTCTCTTGAATTACCAGTTAAGTCACCAAATTCTTGTCGGGAGAGAGGTAGTGAAAAATTCAGCTCGTTAAATATATCTTCAGCAAAAAAGCAAAGGGATTCTGCAATTCTTCCCTGACTTTGCTTTTGCACTTGATTTACACAATGATCAAAATGCCCTAATTCATTCTTGCATAATTCTGTGATTATTTCGTAGGCGAAATCGCTGTTTGATGCGATGAAATCTTTAAAAGAGTCTAAACTGATGAAGCAAACTCTTGTTTCCATTAATGCTGTGGCAGAATAATGATTCACTTTATCTCCAAGAGTTGTAGGGATTCCAAGATAAATAGGTCCTTTAATAATCTTTAAAATTTGTTCTCTCTCAGGGCCAGTAATATGTATTTTCACTAATCCACTTTTTACAAAGATGATATTTGAAGAAAGAGCATTTTGCCTGAAAATAACGTCCCC contains:
- a CDS encoding TonB-dependent receptor domain-containing protein; translation: MNRLILLICLSFVIFAAKAEEPIVNPVMKGGVIKGIVMDNAMDIPVEYATVSVYTMADSSLIDGTITNEKGVFELTKLKPGKYFVEISFIGYNKAIVRNIPINQDRKLADLKIVSLRQSSEALNEVVVTSERVPVQYQIDKKVIPVSRQITAASGTAVDVLENVPSVSVDIEGNVSLRGNSNFTVLVDGKPSILDAADILQQMPASVIENIEIITNPSAKYDPEGTAGIINIITKKNTENGLNGVANLSVGSQDNRSGDILINYRKKKWNWNFGLDYSNRQYEGTSKTENRTMFNDVTSSVLSDGESKMKRSGYGIRTGFDFDVNDKNSISFGFRYGTRDMERGSVLDYQESNSSSPVITSYDSRDLWKKEMTFVNSNFTYVRKFTGKGHQWASQVSYSHRGSGDESSTNELFDSNGQVSGQIATEDGPGTRWEIRSDYTLPLGEDAKFEFGYQGQIRSSEADTEQEDYVVGSGYKPQPLYSHDVTYDRQVHGLYTTYASKIGKFGYQLGFRSEYTSREIDFKDELETFTIKRWDFFPTIHTQMDLGSDNQVMGSYTRRIQRPRGYYLEPFVTWTDAYNVRQGNPDLDPEYIDSYELGYMKRFGDQAISFETYYKVTHNKIERVRYPWEEQGNVMKSTNVNVGNDYSLGIEATFNLSFSTWLKNDLIGNFYHYKEEGDFTITNSANEDTYQDFSTESYNWSLRNNSTFILDPATRLQFTANYNSDTNWAQGKRKGFFTTSAAVKRDFMKRKLSATFQVRDIFGTAKHETLYEGDTFYNFSQFDHNSPTFNLKLSFKINNYKTKRERGSEGGVDVEEFEM
- a CDS encoding sulfite exporter TauE/SafE family protein; this translates as MHDITIIQIVLCSIVILSAAFIKGMTGFGFALLAIPFLSFIFPMQVLVPAMSLFNLITSLVILFKLREKIKAYYFIPMFIASLGGIPLGIYALEYVSSDTLRLITGILIILFSIQMLGKVKLAKRFLNFPIVFAGFISGILGSAISVGGPPLVIAMNRKGYSKERFRGVFAWFSTFSSFFTTVAFLMKGMIEMESVNLALFCLPILFFGSHFGSKFSGRIEPEKFRKIVIGINIITGSIIIITAFIN
- a CDS encoding MarC family protein; protein product: MNFNFLEIITSSMVLFAVIDIIGSIPIIVDLQKKGGKIEALKATLVALGVLIAFTFLGQKLLGLFGVDISSFAIAGSFILFIMGVEMALGIEIIKYDGPSGVSIVPIAFPLVAGAGSFTTVLALRAEYAMENLIAAIILNMIFVYIVLRSTDLVERVIGEGGIHILRKVFGIILLAISVKLFMTNVAIQIHTLFPFLKEAL
- a CDS encoding methionine-R-sulfoxide reductase, whose translation is MKRYIILIGLILFVSNNLLAQKAMTKDKYNVLTPDEKRVIIEKGTEYPGTGEHLNNKTKGVYTCKQCNAELYRSDSKFESNCGWPSFDDEIDGAVKHITDADGRRTEIVCANCNGHLGHAFTGEGFTQKNTRHCVNSISLNFTPTEEIKKK
- a CDS encoding alpha/beta fold hydrolase yields the protein MRRRIRRVLFISGFAILLVIGIVSVLFQLFRAEFDHQKIMSEFHAQNIFPISEMITYEDDQIHTSYVGDLSKPKVLLIHGSPGYWFDFKNIFADKTLQEDYCIISYDRPGYGQTTVPVKKRLHDQAKVAATVLNHYGEPGEKFIVLGHSYGGAVLEQTILDYPAKISHAIYVAPCLSPEFQKAKWYNLMVSGGLANGVLPNELLNSNKEMMALEEDLGNNETRLHEIHIPTSYIQGKEDILVPYQTQAYYLQFHKNVNHILLDDLNHFVPWSAPELIVEAIKNANSSTYYSKF
- a CDS encoding response regulator; its protein translation is MNNIQNKLILVVEDEEFNRIYFEELLNQIHCNVLVANNGLEAIDICQKNDKIDLVLMDIKMPLMDGYQATKEIKKIRPNLPIIAQTAFALLGDKNKSLENGCDDYIAKPVKKDVLIQLIRKHLA
- a CDS encoding chloramphenicol acetyltransferase, yielding MIEINIDNWERKAQYNFFKDFDDPFMGTTSNIECSQMYMKAKESNESFFIHYMHKALQVINEIPEFRLRILGEKVVQYPIINGTTTVFKHDKTFNFCYFKYIKNFNDFYIQTTNAIELAQKNELLVSKPMQDLIHVSVIPWRSFTSIKHPRIFKDSDSIPKLVFGKVFKTEEKYFMPVSVDAHHALMDGYHVSEFFNKFEVLLSEKQY
- a CDS encoding putative signal transducing protein; this translates as MTDGTELTCVFVGSLVDVKYYKERLDELAISSLLKDDFSSGTIVGIGGVPNSVELLVAEEDAEKARACIDELQKG
- a CDS encoding transporter, translated to MKKVALIAVAVLISGWLTAQEKVDMVTDRPDQTESASLISVKGLQIESGFSFEKYNSEINNTTYNSTLVRYGLFEKMELRLGLAYLGRDVSLLGASFNESGFAPIVVGAKFHLMEEGDGIPKLAFMSTFTIPKSGNKAFENKYMGADFRVAGEYSLNDAMSFGANLGVAWSGAEYGNYATGIYTAVIGMSLSEKLGAFAELYGFLPKEGKNDHRWDAGLTYAVNEDLQLDFSTGVGLSKVSPDFFVSLGLSIRMP
- the rarD gene encoding EamA family transporter RarD, giving the protein MENTKNATMGYVYALQAFLTWGILPIFWKLLSDVSALEILAHRIFWSFVFLIILLILTRQKNVWSLLRQKKTRKSLIISSLLIGLNWGLFIYAVNTKQIVEASLGYYINPIVNVILGMIVLNEKLDKLKYIAVFIASAAVIYLTIDYGKFPWISIILACSFGLYGLTKKTAGIEAIPSLAVETLILAPFALGYILYKMWIGSGALFTGSISTSIYLMLTGIVTSLPLYWFAKGALRIPLSALGFMQYIAPTLMLLIGVLIYNEPFRHEQFIAFGLIWIALTLYTTSIIRNTRKKIKAELKSNLQRQN
- a CDS encoding Crp/Fnr family transcriptional regulator — its product is MNEKSCKLCSNRSSATNFLNDKELKMLEESCVDVKFHKGDVIFRQNALSSNIIFVKSGLVKIHITGPEREQILKIIKGPIYLGIPTTLGDKVNHYSATALMETRVCFISLDSFKDFIASNSDFAYEIITELCKNELGHFDHCVNQVQKQSQGRIAESLCFFAEDIFNELNFSLPLSRQEFGDLTGNSRESVSRILANLNSDGVISLNGKNIEILDMERLRSIRKNG